From the Theileria equi strain WA chromosome 4 map unlocalized gcontig_1105316255041, whole genome shotgun sequence genome, one window contains:
- a CDS encoding BT1 folate/biopterin transporter family protein (encoded by transcript BEWA_048340A) — MAVDFEDDTLLFSNHKLLEEEQESLFSRICRLDESLLYSTGYFTVRNDVISCLISTVNIVDLVSSLPIMYIYKNEFNLSPAMLIFVSGITRLPLNIKMLFAFMSDSFPIFGSRRKNYLAIGSFTVLSSMLMIGIPEKQGIIATTFFLTSYALGVTLCNVVGEALVVESGRNQSNDQFTRYTSASITFTKFLFSTMLYLGGLLMMVVSARKVFLIASVVPTMVFLISPLIQEREIATSPNVQNQWSRLVTFACVPEIRKPAFFFFITAVAPDPGLAMFYFMTEKLHFKSELLGRIWAIQSLAGLVGIYSYSVFFRGVGMRKLFAYTRVLISFFSVLSMVLVKRWSVKLGVPDTTFAIAIAALLEFSTELYSIPMSIISMRLCPQGIESSMHSLLWSMQFVGLNISTYISAISMNLFGVYKGNFDGLVPLIVLFSTIRLVPILSVWMIPEEVPEDTIDQSELYVPISSRDSLE, encoded by the exons ATGGCAGTAGATTTTGAGGATGACACTCTGCTGTTCTCCAACCACAAGCTGttggaagaagaacaagagTCGTTATTTTCGAGGATTTGCAGACTAGACGAGTCGCTTCTCTACTCCACAGGCTACTTTACTGTCAGGAATGACGTCATTTCGTGTCTCATCTCCACCGTTAACATCGTCGATCTCGTCAGCAGCCTGCCCATTATGTACATTTACAAGAACGAGTTTAATCTGTCGCCAG CAATGTTAATCTTCGTTTCTGGTATAACAAGGTTGcctttaaatataaagatgCTATTTGCCTTCATGAGCGACTCATTTCCAATCTTTGGAAGTAGAAGAAAGAATTATCTAGCAATTGGATCTTTCACGGTTTTGAGCTCCATGTTGATGATAGGGATCCCGGAGAAGCAAGGGATAATTGCGACGACATTCTTTTTGACTTCATATGCACTTGGGGTCACGCTGTGCAATGTGGTTGGAGAGGCACTTGTTGTGGAATCTGGGCGGAATCAATCAAACGACCAATTTACACGGTACACATCGGCATCCATTACCTTTACCAAATTCCTTTTCTCCACAATGTTATATTTGGGTGGTCTTCTTATGATGGTTGTTTCTGCAAGGAAGGTATTTTTGATAGCGTCGGTAGTGCCTACTATGGTCTTTTTAATTTCGCCACTCATTCAAGAACGCGAGATTGCTACATCACCAAACGTTCAAAATCAGTGGTCACGTCTGGTGACGTTTGCATGCGTACCAGAGATTAGGAAACCCGcattctttttctttataACTGCG GTTGCCCCTGATCCTGGACTTGCAATGTTTTACTTTATGACTGAAAAACTGCATTTCAAGTCGGAACTTTTGGGTAGGATTTGGGCTATTCAGTCTCTGGCTGGTCTGGTTGGTATCTATTCCTATTCGGTATTCTTTAGGGGAGTTGGCATGAGAAAACTTTTTGCCTACACGAGGGTTCTGATATCATTTTTCTCTGTGCTGAGCATGGTATTGGTTAAAAGGTGGAGTGTGAAGCTAGGCGTTCCGGACACAACATTTGCCATTGCAATCGCCGCACTCTTGGAGTTTTCTACTGAACTTTATTCAATCCCAATGTCCATTATATCAATGCGCCTATGCCCACAGGGGATCGAGTCTAGCATGCACTCTTTATTATGGAGCATGCAGTTTGTAGGATTGAATATAAGCACGTATATTTCAGCGATATCAATGAACCTTTTCGGAGTGTACAAGGGAAATTTTGATGGACTTGTCCCACTAATTGTTCTATTCTCAACCATTCGTCTGGTTCCTATTCTCTCTGTCTGGATGATTCCAGAGGAAGTGCCGGAAGATACTATTGACCAGTCTGAGCTATATGTACCCATTTCTAGTCGCGATTCCTTGGAGTAA
- a CDS encoding signal peptide containing protein (encoded by transcript BEWA_048350A), whose translation MRILALLWMLFLARFCSACCMLQCLWKKINGKLCNKDDDDDVYVQVAQGSSNEFPNVPFLPGVIDISALDKKQCKFFNYSFAGNAIRLVVPNKGVSVSKLMNGSETVWIAEEEETFGYAEAYLNHDGKPELILVASTSSGTSKETYLELKDGRWVSCNDSEDKMKSLRDPAEWKSDFEIDISASKDTDKCSIFEVGLLGVTTRHFYPEPGHVPIKVKNGNKELWKAQVHSSRKGMETMFGGYESYCLSCILYKKGSMELLELTVVGKASSRWYKYFEKNADGQWKSISEKDYDKKFNEIKRAKPSQVPSKAQPKEDSAVVVQTNFRNVAPKLVTRLGITLDLSNPDPSLFSLADDQIHGVSHKAFVPKDGCSLVAIVDNRDTLWTATDTKEECMGAYLFSREGYSSLLSVYTRGAGDETFCFEKNGSLWKNVDKRYFERKLHSMKDFSAPAGEGHKEEDT comes from the coding sequence ATGAGGATTTTGGCACTGCTATGGATGCTATTCCTGGCGAGATTCTGTAGTGCCTGCTGTATGCTCCAGTGTttatggaagaagataaatgGAAAACTTTgtaataaagatgatgacgaTGATGTCTATGTACAAGTAGCGCAAGGAAGCTCCAATGaatttccaaatgttccttttcttccagGAGTAATTGACATCTCAGCGTTAGACAAAAAACAGTGCAAGTTCTTCAATTATTCTTTTGCCGGTAACGCGATAAGACTTGTTGTCCCTAATAAAGGTGTTTCTGTATCCAAACTCATGAATGGCAGTGAGACTGTCTGGATAGctgaagaggaagaaacaTTTGGATATGCCGAGGCATATCTTAACCATGATGGTAAACCTGAACTTATTCTTGTTGCATCGACTTCATCTGGAACTTCTAAGGAAACCTATCTTGAACTCAAGGATGGCAGATGGGTATCTTGTAATGATAGCGAAGATAAGATGAAGAGCTTAAGGGATCCTGCAGAATGGAAATCAGACTTTGAAATTGATATCTCTGCTTCTAAGGATACCGATAAATGTAGCATCTTTGAGGTTGGCCTCCTGGGAGTTACAACTAGACACTTTTATCCTGAACCTGGTCATGTTCCTATCAAGGTTAAGAATGGCAATAAGGAATTATGGAAGGCTCAAGTGCATAGTTCTAGAAAGGGAATGGAAACAATGTTTGGTGGATATGAAAGTTATTGTCTATCCTGTATATTGTATAAGAAGGGATCTATGGAATTACTAGAACTTACTGTGGTTGGTAAGGCATCTTCAAGGTGGTAtaagtattttgagaagaaCGCTGATGGGCAATGGAAGAGCATTTCTGAGAAGGACTATGATAAGAAATTTAATGAAATAAAGAGAGCAAAACCTTCACAGGTTCCTTCCAAGGCTCAACCTAAAGAGGACTCAGCAGTGGTTGTTCAGACTAACTTCCGTAATGTTGCACCTAAACTCGTTACACGACTAGGAATCACTCTTGACCTCTCTAATCCTGACCCTTCCTTATTCTCTCTAGCTGATGATCAGATTCATGGAGTGAGTCACAAGGCGTTTGTTCCCAAGGATGGATGTTCTCTAGTAGCCATAGTGGATAACAGGGATACCCTTTGGACTGCTACGGACACTAAAGAAGAATGTATGGGTGCCTACCTCTTTTCCAGGGAAGGATACTCTTCTCTTCTTAGTGTCTATACAAGAGGTGCTGGAGATGAgaccttttgttttgaaaagaatggtagcctgtggaagaatgtggacaAGAGATACTTCGAGCGTAAACTTCACTCAATGAAGGACTTTTCTGCACCTGCTGGTGAGGGTCACAAGGAGGAAGATACATGA
- a CDS encoding hypothetical protein (encoded by transcript BEWA_048360A), translating into MRIGNRSQYAIGDVFDGQELIIPGDPRNTSRYVLVVPRKDGAKYIRILDRYKGYTGKLKANVLEFLRYPTDLHYTKIQRIPLELDVFYQTPTDVVNAELLVNWQKHNEDVANGRATMDTPENLETIPTKFTIQERMQDEVVLGVVKYNGYIVESRTDGLLNREVTWEGGVEQPRIIILSRYADNHEIRGEHQFVEELDMFESHMNKKRFNSIQ; encoded by the coding sequence ATGAGGATAGGAAATAGGTCTCAGTATGCTATTGGTGACGTGTTTGATGGACAGGAGCTGATCATCCCCGGGGATCCCAGGAATACAAGTAGATACGTCCTGGTTGTACCTAGAAAAGATGGAGCCAAGTACATTCGAATTTTGGACAGATACAAGGGTTATACTGGCAAGTTAAAAGCTaatgttttggagtttCTGAGATATCCCACTGATTTACACTATACAAAGATTCAGAGGATTCCTCTGGAACTGGATGTATTCTATCAGACCCCTACCGATGTTGTTAATGCCGAGCTTCTAGTTAATTGGCAAAAGCACAATGAGGATGTAGCAAATGGAAGGGCTACCATGGATACGCCAGAAAATTTGGAGACTATTCCCACAAAGTTTACCATTCAGGAAAGGATGCAAGATGAAGTCGTACTTGGCGTAGTAAAGTACAATGGATACATTGTGGAGAGCAGGACTGATGGACTATTGAACAGAGAAGTCACCTGGGAGGGAGGAGTGGAACAGCCAAGGATTATAATTCTATCCAGATATGCGGATAATCACGAGATAAGAGGTGAGCATCAGTTTGTAGAGGAACTGGACATGTTTGAAAGTCACATGAATAAGAAACGTTTTAATAGTATCCAATAA
- a CDS encoding hypothetical protein (encoded by transcript BEWA_048370A) has translation MSPEGVDIKYKCHNGKSGKNKCICQSDGRIEVEEGTLKDTYGKETSYRYCIHWNRRIEPLIANLNYGNQHLNIKNSESKASTSFSDEHHEIFEVTTYYSFEHDDGKTTIRVPLVLRVQSKASEDSGGSYYWYENTGTNGDNLTWKRIPGVENEYPKNNKDPASSDLVQKLKDLTCSLHNLHIVDIYKAKNYSCPCGKANVTVRSETKADLSGYTQYEYTYKTKENSVIYENVTLEDDYSGNPLILNDITGDLSVFYWNEDKKRKKPLMLEVSVGIAGIGVGTTKVYYGNKGDENNKKWIPIGTGPVSREKLHELQCQVFKPVIIDVAEHIGEYTNKYCSGECPNKDCPGKVTVSAYPLRGLSGYTAWRHTYGNKGENFTITSFTNGSSPIDIPTGSFPIWDVKDVLVFFLECAPGNTATERPFIVCVSTGNGYTYRWSNNHCKKGGKFELEKKLQELKKELGQEAKQKSQTEDDSDDEEEDDPVSENPDDSQSTEGNNGAQREEVPAADLTDQLSDTESETKILLQGTPVAQMAEDAIDGERLKHIIADPSRVYLDGFEVLGGSTIHTLLPGATGSRPPPPELTVGTNIPPVLCSYTQPLSGLEGNSVTIQHFASLLPTTTPKEASPTLTPVEIHETIPLLPKETGPEAPTEELTAEPVTKAERLEASGPGQGTHGLGFSPGPKPQTNSSFWESYDKSIPTVLTGVGVVSGTLTGLGGHSNVLKETLGLDKYILWIVRSIMLSMDEGLYDSDEERLMEATQ, from the coding sequence ATGTCTCCAGAAGGCGTAGATATCAAGTACAAATGTCATAATGGCAAAAGTGGTAAAAATAAATGTATCTGTCAGAGTGATGGTCGAATTGAGGTAGAAGAAGGAACTCTCAAAGATACTTATGGAAAAGAGACAAGCTACAGATATTGTATACATTGGAATAGAAGAATTGAACCATTGATAGCAAATCTTAACTATGGTAATCAGCACCttaacattaaaaatagCGAAAGTAAGGCATCTACTTCATTTTCCGATGAACACCATGAGATATTTGAAGTAACAACTTACTACTCCTTTGAACATGATGATGGCAAGACAACTATAAGAGTTCCTCTAGTCCTCAGAGTGCAAAGTAAAGCTAGCGAAGATAGTGGTGGTAGCTACTACtggtatgaaaatactggtactaatggagataaCCTGACATGGAAAAGAATTCCAGGGgtagagaatgaatatCCTAAAAATAACAAGGATCCTGCTAGTAGTGATTTAGTACAGAAGCTAAAGGATCTCACATGCTCTCTCCACAACCTTCATATCGTTGACATTTACAAGGCAAAAAACTATAGCTGTCCGTGTGGTAAGGCCAATGTCACAGTTAGGTCTGAGACGAAAGCTGATCTTTCTGGGTATACCCAATATGAGTACACATACAAGACTAAGGAAAACTCCGTTAtatatgaaaatgttacTCTTGAAGATGATTATAGTGGAAATCCCCTTATACTCAATGATATAACCGGAGATCTTTCTGTTTTCTACTGGAATGAAGACAAGAAGCGTAAGAAACCTCTTATGTTAGAGGTTTCTGTAGGAATTGCGGGAATAGGTGTTGGAACTACGAAAGTTTACTATGGAAACAAAGGcgatgaaaataataaaaaatggatacCGATAGGCACAGGACCTGTATCTAGGGAAAAACTTCACGAGCTACAGTGCCAAGTTTTCAAACCAGTGATCATAGATGTTGCTGAACATATTGGAGAGTATACTAACAAGTATTGTAGTGGAGAATGTCCTAATAAGGACTGTCCTGGTAAAGTAACAGTTTCCGCTTACCCTCTACGCGGTCTAAGCGGATATACTGCTTGGAGACACACCTATGGCAATAAAGGAGAAAACTTTACCATCACAAGTTTCACTAATGGATCTTCTCCAATTGATATTCCGACAGGATCCTTTCCAATCTGGGATGTTAAAGATGTACTAGTATTTTTTCTAGAGTGTGCTCCTGGTAACACTGCTACTGAAAGACCTTTTATAGTCTGTGTTAGCACTGGGAATGGATATACTTATAGGTGGTCCAATAACCATTGCAAAAAGGGTGGTAAGTTTGAGCTGGAGAAAAAACTTCAAGAACTAAAGAAAGAATTGGGCCAAGAAGCTAAACAAAAATCACAAACTGAGGATGACTCAgatgatgaggaagaagatgatccTGTTTCCGAAAATCCTGATGACTCGCAATCTACTGAAGGAAATAATGGAGCTCAACGTGAAGAGGTCCCAGCAGCTGACTTAACTGACCAACTTtctgatacagagtctgaaaccaagattctcctacaaggtactccagtggctcaaatggctgaagatgctatagatggtgaaaggTTAAAACATATTATTGCTGATCCATCTAGAGTATATCTTGATGGATTTGAAGTACTAGGTGGCTCTACTATTCatactcttcttcctggagCCACAGGTTCTAGACCGCCACCTCCTGAGCTTACTGTTGGTACTAATATTCCTCCTGTACTATGTAGTTATACTCAACCCTTATCTGGATTAGAAGGTAATTCCGTTACTATCCAACACTTTGCCTCACTCCTCCCAACTACTACTCCTAAAGAAGCTTCTCCTACTCTTACTCCTGTTGAAATCCATGAGACTATCCCTCTTCTTCCTAAAGAAACTGGACCTGAAGCTCCCACCGAAGAACTTACTGCTGAACCTGTTACTAAAGCTGAAAGACTTGAAGCCTCAGGCCCTGGTCAAGGAACTCATGGTCTTGGCTTTTCTCCAGGCCCTAAACCTCAAACTAACTCTTCTTTTTGGGAATCTTATGACAAATCTATCCCTACTGTCCTGACTGGAGTTGGTGTTGTATCTGGTACTCTTACCGGACTTGGTGGGCATTcaaacgttctaaaggagacccttgggttagacaagTATATCTTATGGATCGTAAGGAGTATCATGTTGAGTATGGATGAAGGGTTGTACGACTCTGATGAGGAGAGATTAATGGAGGCAACCCAGTAG
- a CDS encoding conserved hypothetical protein (encoded by transcript BEWA_048380A) has translation MSTVAPETTSLGAAAKQDPSGAKKGGPKPHSEASQDGPHEPAKDRKVPKGGPKKPPRQPRPEEIPFKIQIDEKSKNIARLQAELAAINRQIYDNKEGSSDNDERSVIKSKLDEIQSRINSLDLKRNEYLDELDTKQKDIRKKSKSLTEMKMSIGFKSEEEINHQIRLLEGLMMTSSLSLKEEKQMMAQLQQLRASKLSFERIHRLESQQSKDTLDGIISCVKSNLDSLREEMAVLRKAKREESQKLFTLNENKKKTMDNMKEHFDAKARISKEIQEEIQAKQRLIKELEELNNEYYAKQKALHLARVKKQQEDRERRSLENEVRSLSNQLENCDFLPHDKEVKLLQQILVFIDKLEETHVSGPASTAAPLDATSASSVPTETSLNGTTATRVIPKKERDEYFITPKAGKKERKSKDKSKSFKLDMVTLSYFESAGVEPPTSVDGIAGCKLKVQEKLDFFLKERAKCNVDELKEKLQARLEAATKKLEEVYKDRAPKGPE, from the coding sequence ATGTCTACAGTGGCCCCGGAAACGACTTCCCTCGGTGCCGCCGCAAAGCAGGACCCTTCAGGTGCGAAGAAAGGAGGTCCGAAGCCTCACTCCGAAGCTTCCCAGGACGGACCTCACGAACCAGCCAAGGACCGTAAAGTACCAAAGGGAGGACCCAAAAAACCACCACGTCAACCCAGACCGGAAGAAATCCCAttcaaaatacaaattgatgaaaaatccaaaaatattgcGCGGCTACAAGCAGAACTTGCAGCAATCAACCGCCAAATCTACGATAACAAAGAGGGAAGCTCCGATAATGACGAGAGAAGCGTCATCAAGAGCAAACTCGATGAAATACAGTCAAGAATCAACTCTTTGGACCTCAAAAGAAATGAATATCTTGATGAACTAGATACAAAACAAAAGGATATCCGTAAAAAGTCAAAGTCGCTAACTGAAATGAAAATGAGCATTGGATTCAAGTCCGAGGAAGAAATCAACCACCAAATCAGACTACTTGAAGGACTCATGATGACCTCATCACTCTCTCTCAAGGAAGAGAAGCAGATGATGGCCCAATTGCAACAGTTGAGGGCATCCAAACTATCATTTGAACGCATCCACCGTCTGGAGTCCCAACAAAGCAAGGACACACTTGATGGCATAATCTCATGCGTCAAGAGCAATTTGGACAGTCTTAGAGAAGAAATGGCTGTACTTCGCAAGGCTAAGCGCGAGGAGTCTCAGAAACTCTTTACTCttaatgaaaataaaaagaagaCCATGGATAACATGAAGGAACATTTTGACGCCAAGGCACGCATCAGCAAGGAGATCCAGGAGGAAATCCAAGCCAAGCAAAGACTGATTAAGGAGCTCGAAGAGCTCAATAACGAGTACTATGCCAAGCAAAAGGCCTTGCACTTGGCAAGAGTAAAGAAGCAACAAGAGGATCGCGAGAGAAGAAGCCTCGAAAATGAGGTTAGGAGCCTATCCAACCAACTTGAGAACTGCGACTTTCTTCCTCACGACAAGGAGGTTAAGCTCTTGCAACAGATACTCGTCTTTATTGACAAGTTGGAGGAAACCCATGTATCTGGTCCAGCCTCCACAGCTGCTCCTCTAGATGCCACCAGCGCCTCATCTGTGCCAACTGAAACATCTCTAAATGGAACCACTGCTACCAGGGTcattccaaagaaggaaagggatgaatattttattaCACCAAAGGCTGGCAAGAAGGAAAGAAAGAGCAAGGACAAGAGCAAGAGCTTTAAGTTGGACATGGTCACTCTATCCTATTTTGAATCCGCTGGAGTTGAACCACCCACATCAGTAGATGGCATTGCCGGATGCAAACTCAAGGTACAAGAAAAACTAGACTTTTTCCTCAAGGAACGCGCAAAGTGCAACGTGGATGAACTCAAGGAAAAGTTACAAGCCAGACTTGAAGCCGCCACCAAAAAGCTCGAAGAAGTCTACAAGGACAGAGCACCCAAGGGACCCGAATAA
- a CDS encoding haloacid dehalogenase-like hydrolase family member protein (encoded by transcript BEWA_048390A), which yields MRIGYIAYILSLVGFCVCGPGYAGLQGVNQSDEHDSTNSSLTYSAPSRDISKFVKPENPPKYFAIDIDGTLLAKNKEGWERNIEAFAKAREMGYTPFLCTGNSFGRSMSKLGQEFIERTGYKGYPGVYLHGIQIYDSDGNRLKPKYNVPTFLLWIKSAILVEIMGRFICSTFMGKWLSNSVCSINKATGIKDLMKPLGVPPEQCGFIGNDWNDIQAMDFCDISFAVGNAPDYVKKHAKVVLDKTCDEGAVAEALQLTYGF from the coding sequence ATGAGGATAGGGTATATAGCATACATCCTATCACTTGTTGGATTCTGTGTTTGTGGCCCTGGATATGCCGGTCTTCAAGGGGTCAACCAGTCCGATGAGCACGACTCTACAAATTCCTCTTTGACATATTCCGCGCCATCTAGAGATATTTCTAAGTTTGTAAAGCCGGAAAATCCTCCAAAGTACTTTGCAATCGACATTGACGGTACGCTGCTTGCCAAGAACAAGGAGGGATGGGAGCGGAACATTGAGGCTTTTGCCAAGGCCAGGGAGATGGGCTACACGCCGTTCCTGTGCACTGGAAACTCCTTTGGCAGGTCCATGTCGAAGCTCGGCCAGGAGTTTATCGAAAGGACGGGCTACAAGGGCTACCCTGGAGTCTATCTGCATGGGATACAAATATACGATAGTGACGGAAATCGACTCAAACCAAAGTATAACGTACCAACATTTTTACTCTGGATAAAATCAGCAATTTTAGTGGAGATCATGGGTCGGTTTATCTGCAGTACGTTCATGGGAAAGTGGCTGAGTAACAGCGTGTGTAGCATCAATAAAGCTACCGGGATTAAAGATCTCATGAAGCCTCTTGGAGTTCCTCCAGAGCAGTGCGGGTTCATCGGAAATGACTGGAATGATATCCAAGCCATGGACTTTTGCGATATCTCGTTTGCAGTTGGAAATGCGCCAGACTATGTCAAGAAGCATGCAAAGGTCGTCCTAGACAAAACCTGTGACGAGGGAGCAGTTGCAGAGGCCCTTCAACTCACATATGGGTTCTGA